Part of the Devosia sp. SL43 genome, CCGGAGATGCTGAAATAACCGGCGGGCGAACGGGGCGCGTTGGCGCAGCAGGTGGCGGAATCGAATCGCGCAATGCCTGCGCGCTTTTGGCGAATCCCCAAATTCCCAGGATCAGGAACACGAGCTGGGCAGCAACGAAGTAGAGAGCGAACTGTAATGAGAACGAGAAATCCAGCTCGCTTCGCGATGGATCGAGCGGGTCGTAGGTGACCTCGGCGGCACCAGCCTTGACCGTCCGCGGCGCGGTGTACTCGAACTGGTTTGCCGTGCCGGTGACGATCTGACCGTCCTCGGTCAAGAACTGATAGTGAATTCGTCGGATATCTGGGCCGATATCGGGGGCAGGCTCTGCGCTCAATATCTGGGCAACAACCGTCCGCCCCTGCTCGGCCAACCGATAATCATCGACCAGCGGACCGATGCCGAAGGTCAGCCCATAGGCGCCGTAGAGGGTCCCAGCGCTATAGATGCAGAGCGACAGCAGCCGGGTTGGCGTTGTCGTGCCGACGCCCTCCTCATCATCGGGCAAGCCGGCGCGGATACGCGCCAGCATGAAGGCGACAGCGACGGCAACAATTGCAATGCCGAACATGATAGGCAGGAGGTGTTGCGCCACGACCAGGGTCGCCATGTCGCCACGAAAGCCGCTATGCGGCAGGTCAGAACCCGCCATCGTTGTTGCGATGAACAGTGCGCCGACAAAGTGCACGAGGCCATAGGCCAGAACGCCCAGCCCGGCTAGAGCACCCATTGTGCCGAGTGCCAGAGAAACGCAGTAGCGCATCAGTGAAATCATGAGGCCCCTCCTGCACCACCTTTGGCACAAGGTATCGAGGCGTCAAATCACTGGCTGCCCAGAGGGTTAAGCCTTGGTGGCATGATGGCCCGGGGGTGTGCGCACCACCCGGGCCGGAGTCAGGAAATGCCTAGAACCGCAGCGCCTTAGCTTGCTTGACGCCTTCGAGCGCGGCGATCTCCGCCAGTTGCGGGTCGGTCAGCGTGCCATCGATCGACACCAGCGCGATCGCATCGGCTCCGACATCGGCGCGGCCGAGGTTGAAGTTGGCGATGTTGATGCCGAGCTTGCCGAGCAGCGTGCCGAGACGGCCGATATGGCCCGGCTTGTCCTCGTTGGTCACATAGAGCATGGATGGCGTCAGTTCGGCCTCCATGTTGATATCCTTGACCTGGATTATGCGTGGCTTGCCGTTGGCAAAAATCGTGCCGGCAACGCCGCGGACCTGACGCTCGGTGGTCACCGTCAGACGAATGTAGCCCTCATAGGCCCCCTGGCGGTCACGGGTCGTGGTCTCCACGGAAATCCCGCGATCCTTGGCGATCTGCGGTGCCGAGACCATGTTGATATCGCCCAGCGACGGCTTGAGCACGCCATTGATGGTAGCGGCAATCATCGGCTTGACGTTGAGGTCGGCGACATTGCCCTCGAACTCGATCTTGATCCCGGTGATGGCGGTTTCGGTGAGCTGGCCAGCGAAGGAGCCCAGCGCTTCGGCCAGCTTGACCCATGGCGTCAGGATGGGTGCTTCCTCGGCCGAGATCGACGGGAAATTGAGCGCATTGGTGATTTCGCCGCTCATCAGATAGGCCGAGATTTGCTCGGCAACCTGCAGGGCGACGTTTTCCTGCGCTTCGGTGGTTGCAGCGCCAAGATGGGGCGTGCAGATCACATTGGGCAGATCGAACAGCGGATTGTTCTCGGCCGGCTCTTCAAGAAACACGTCCAGCGCCGCACCGGCCACCTGGCCAGACTTAAGCGCATCATACAGAGCCGTCTCGTCGATGAGACCACCGCGCGCGCAATTGATGATACGCACGCCCTTCTTGGTCTTTCTGAGGGCCTCGGCACTGATGATGTTGCGCGTGGCATCGATCAGCGGCGTATGCAGCGTGATGAAATCGGCGCGTGCCAACAGATCGTCGAGCTCGACCTTTTCGACGCCGAGCGTCTGCGCGCGTTCCGGGGTGAGGAACGGGTCGAAGGCAATGACCTTCATGCGCAGACCAATGGCGCGATCGGCGACGATCGAGCCGATATTGCCGGCGCCGATCAGACCTAGCGTCTTGTTGGTGACTTCGACGCCCATGAAGCGGTTCTTTTCCCACTTGCTGGCGCGGGTCGATGCATCGGCCTCCGGCAGTTGGCGGGCCAAAGCCATCATCATGGCAATGGCATGCTCGGCCGTTGTAATGGAATTGCCGAAGGGCGTGTTCATCACGATAATGCCCTTCTTGGTCGCCGCCGGAATGTCGACATTGTCGACACCGATACCGGCGCGGCCGATCACCTTGAGATTGTCAGCAGCAGCGATGATCTTTTCGGTGATCTTGGAGGCCGAGCGGATGGCCAGACCATCATACTGGCCGATCACGGCGAGCAGCTTGTCCTTGTCCTTGCCCAGATCGGGCAGATAATCCACCTCGACACCGTTGTCCTTGAAGATCTGGACGGCGGTAGGGCTGAGCTTGTCGGAAACGAGAACCTTGGGCATAGGAGCCCTCCTGATGAATGAGTGTGTGGAGAGAACCCCCACCCTAGCCTCCCCCTGAAGGAGGGGGAGGAGTGGCTCCGCGTTCGGGGCAGCATGTTGCCCGAAACTCGATCAGCCCCCTCCCCCTTAAGGGGGAGGTTGGGTGGGGGTGGAGCAGTTAAGCAGCAGCCTTGTTCAAGGCGGTCAGTTCTTCAGCAAACGCATAATCCAGCCACGGCACCAATGCTGCCAGATCCGACGTCTCTACCGTCGAGCCGGCCCAAATGCGCAGGCCTGACGGAGCGTCCTTGTAGGCACCGATGTCATAAGCCACACTGGCCTTATCCAGACGCGACACGATAGCCTTGGCGAACGCCGCCTGCTTGTCGGCATCAAGCGCCGTCACTGCAGGATCAACGATCGAGAAGCACACCGATGTATTGGAGCGGTTGGCCGGGACCTTGCCCAGGAAGTCGACCCAGTCGGTCTTGGCGACCCAGTCGGCCAATACGTTGAAATTGGCGTCGGCGCGGGCCTGCATGGCCTTGAGGCCGCCCAGCGACTTGCCCCATTCCATGGCGTCGATGGCATCTTCAATGCAGATCATCGACGGCGTGTTGATCGTCGCCGCCTCGAAGACTTCCTCAAGCAGCTTGCCGCCCTTGGTCAGGCGGAAAATCTTGGGCAGCGGCCGATCGGGCTTGAACGTCTCCAGCCGTTCGACGGCGCGCGGCGACAGGATCAGCACGCCATGTGCGCCTTCTCCACCCAGCGCCTTCTGCCAGGAGAACGTGACGACATCGAGCTTGGCGAAATCGAGGTTCTGCGCAAAGGCGGCCGAGGTCGCGTCACAGATCGTGAGGCCCTTGCGGTCCGCCGCGATCCAGTCTCCATTCTCGACGCGCACGCCCGAGGTCGTGCCATTCCAGGTGAAGACTACATCGCGGCCGAAATCGACCTGGCCGAGATCGGGAATTTCGCCATAGGGCGCCTTGAGAATGCGAACGTCGTCGAGCTTGAGCTGCTTGCTCACATCGGTGACCCAGCCCTCGCCGAAGCTTTCCCAGGCCAGCATGTCGACGCCACGGGCACCCAACATGCCCCACATGGCCATTTCGACGGCGCCGGTATCGGACGCGGGGACGATGCCGATCCGGTAGTCGGCTGGGACTTCGAGCAGTTCGCGCGTCAGGTCGATGGCGCGCTGGATGCGGGCCTTGCCCGGCTTGGAGCGGTGCGACCGGCCGACCAGCGCATTGGCCAGCGCCTCAACCGTCCAGCCAGGACGCTTGGCACAGGGGCCCGACGAAAAATTTGGGTTTGCCGGTTTCACCGCCGGCGCGATCAGTGGCATTGCAGCCATATCAAGCGACCCTCCCAGGTCTATGCGTCTCGCGTTAGGGCGAGATGTCCTGAGACCGGAGATACGCCCAATGAACGGCGATCGTCAATGGGTCTTCAAGTGTTGGTTTTTTTTGATCTGGTCACCAAAAGATTCCCTTTTGGCCAACCAAAACGGCGCCTCGCAGTCAGCGGATTCAATCAGCTAACCAAATTTGGATCGAAAAAAGCACGCTGCAAAAGCAGACCTTCTGTCCTTGAGGTGCGATGCCCCAGCCGAGCATAACTCTCTCAAACGGCCCTTTGGCTCTTGGCGAGGCCGGTCTCCCTTGACGAGTCTGAACAAGATGGTGGCACGTTGCTCACAGAAGACCGCCTGCACACAGAGGCCGCACCCATGCGAAAACCCGCCCGAGATCCTTTATCGGTGCCCACTGACACGGAAGCTGGCGCGCCTCGCACGCCACCACGCAAAGATGGTCGGCGACCGCTCGTGGTCTACCTCGAACCTTCGTTGATCAAAGATCTCAAAATGGAGGCCCTTGATCGAGACATCAATGTGTATGAGTTGGTCGAGGAAATCTTGAAGAAGCCGAGGGCGCAATCGTAGCCAGTCCACGTGGGACGTACCAATCGGCGCCGCACGTGGTTAGAACGTTTCACTGCCACAATGGCCCCCGGCCAGGTCCCAACCCTTCTGAAACAATCAGTCAGCTTCGGCCTGCCCTTCTGCTTAGCGCCCCATTTCGGCCGTTCAAGTAGCCTTGGCGATTTCCCCAAAAGCTGCCGTCCCCAAAGGTGCGGCAGACGGCTCAAATCGGGTGGAGGGGACAGGCAGTTTTTTGATGCCCAGACAATCAATGCGGACGCTGGATGATCGTCTCGTCAGGGCCGGGAGGCATTCCTTCAGTTCATGGTACCTTCAGGCAAGTGGCGGCCATACTGCTGGTGAAAACTGGTGCCTGAATTGGCCCAAGCTGCCATTGGCGAGTAACCAGCAGAAACGCCCGATGTGGCCACGAGCACCGGACATGGACAGCATGGACAGCCATGGATCACCAAGGCGCTAGCCTGTGATCTTGATCGAAAGCTCTACGTCCCAGAGGAGCTTGCGGGGCTCCACGCGATAGTCGGTCAGGTAGGCCTCGTAGCGGCTGACATAGGACTCCGACAACCCTGGATCGATGGGCTCGAACGCAGTGCAGGTCTCGCGGCCCCATTGCATGAGAGCCTGGTTGCCGCGCAGCCCATTGCCTCGATAAACCAGCGAAGCGTAGCGGCCACCGGGGAGCAGGCCGGGCGTGATCACGGAATTTCCGGCGCCGCCGCGTCGGTGAGAAAGCCCGCCTCGATCTCCATGACAGCGTTCATGTCGCAGTGGTAGTAGCGCAGGAAGTAAGGACCGTCCTCCTGCGTACCGGTGGCCTTGCTCCAGGTCCGCAACGCCTTGAGCGCACGGGTCGCAACTGCAAACATGCCTGAGAACGGAGTATGCAGGCGGATGCCCACGTATCGCCGATCTGGCTTCTCGACGACGCTGATCGGACCGATGATGTTTTCAGCCTTAATATCCCTCTCCCAGAACGCAGCCGCGTCGCCACGACGGCTTGAGTTTGACCCACGTTTGCACGGTGCTGAGCGCTTTTCCTGCTCGACAGCAGTCGACCTCATTTTGTCGTACGGGCCTCAGGGTTCGACATCCTAAAAGCTGCATCCGCCGTTCGCTATCGGGTGCCAGCATCGGTGCCCCTATTTCTGCCCTTGAGGCCCGTTCTTGGCTAGTCCCAGTCATGGAAGAAGATCCGTTACCGCGCGGCCACTTCCGTCCATTGCCATCGGAAAACTGGCGTGCTCATGAACGATTTTCCATAGCCCCACGCTGCGCCGCAGCACGACAGCCTGGAACTGCCCGGCATCCCAGGGACGAACTGAATACACCGTCGCCATGATGCGATAAGGCGTTCGAGCATTCCCATCTTGTTCAACTGGGCGGGCGCCCCACGGGATGGCCTGGGCGGCGGCTGTCCTCGGCACCCTTCCGACCAGGACCTCGTGCCACCGACTGTCCAGTCGCCGGAAACCGGGCACTGCAAGGGCTCGACCGGTCGGCCCTTGCATGATCGAGTTCAAAGCCCGGACCTTCGATCGGGGTCGGACTGCTATGCTTGCCGGGGGCAGATGACACATTCCCGCCTCGACAACATCGGCAGCCGACGCGCTTCAGGCTATAGGCTCGTCACCGGTTCGGATCCGCCTTGGCGATCTCGGTCAACTTGCTGCTCACTTGCCCCAATATCTTCGAGAACGCGTCAAGTTCCGCTACGGACAGGTGGCCGAAGAGCTGCTTGGCAAACTCGGTGGTCTCCGCCTTCAAAGTGGAGAATGCTTGCTGACCCTTTCCTGTCAGAACGACCAGTATCGCCCGTCTGTCGGTGGGATGTGCGGTGCGCTTCGCAAATCCGGTTTGCTCGAGGGCATCGATCAATGTGGTCACATTGCGTGGAGTGACCTTGAGTTGGGCAGCAAGGTCCCGCTGCGTCATCTGCGTGGCTTCGCCGAGGAACCAGAGCACCTGAGCCCTGGTCAGCGTCAGGCCCCGATCGGCGAGGCCACTCTCCATGTCCTCCTCCATCAGCGTCGTAACGAGAAGGAGCTGCGACAGCGTGTCGCTACATTTCGCCGTATGATCATCATCGTGCATATTATACACTATGTGTGCTGCTCAATTAAGTGTCAACCTGGAGTGCTCGATGAAGGTAACGTCGGCCAACGAAAACATCGAGATTATGAGGAACGCCTTTGCCGCCTTGGCGAGGAAGGACATCGACACCTGCATATCGTTTATGACGCCCGACTTCATCATAAACTTGGCTGGCGTACCGTACCAGATGCGTGGCCCCGACGCTTGGCGCAAGAATGCCGAGATATTCTTCAAAGCGTTTCCCGACATCAAGTTCGTCGAGGAGGATATGTTCGCAAGTGGCGACCGCGTTGCGGTGCGGTTCCGCTTCACTGGGACGCACAATGGCGATTTCCTTGGAAATGCCGCCACCGGCAAGAAGGTGTCGTACGACAGCTACGAGTTCTACCGCATCGCCGATGGCAAGATAGCCGAGGAGTGGATCTCCTCCGATATGCTGACCATCCTGACGCAGATCGGCGCCTTTCCCCCGCATCAGCTCATAGCGATGTACCTCTCAGGGTATCGTGTCTGGTTCGCGGCAATTCTTGGATTGGCTGCCGGCGCTGTAGCAGCGCTCACCCTGGGGTCCATGTTTAGTTAGGCCCTAAGGTTGGCCATTTTCTTCGAGGTGCACTTACACCTTATCGCGGTTGGCATGTAATATCTGCGTCCAACAGGAGCATGCCAAAGGCTGGGAGGGGCGCAGCGCGTAGAGTTTTCGGACCTACTTGCATTCCCAAGCGTCCCTGCCAGTATCCACGGAGCCTTCATGGCAATACATGACAGGGCTTCCAGCCCTCGTGTTGTCCACAATTAGCCCAGATCGCTCGCCAAACCCTGCCCGACCCGTCCGGAAAGGTGGGCGTTTTGCCGCCCTTTGCCACACTTTGCATGGCCTTGAATTTCCGGAAGCTCCGCCGCCAGTGAGGTTGCCATAGTCGTTCCTCCCACGGCCGCTTTGGTCGATGGAGAAGAGTGATGGGTATCTCACAGTACGACCCTGCTGCAGCAGGGAGGCCTGCATGGAATGCCGGCAGGCAGGTTGGAGCCAAACGCGCCCTAAAGATCAGGCAGATCTGGTCGATCCGCTTCTTTCTCGACCGAGAAGGCCGGATGAGAGACCGGGCGCTCTTTGATCTCGCTATCGACAGCAAGCTTCGAGGCTGCGATCTAGTGAAGGTCAAGATCGGCGCACTGTGGCTGGACCGGCCATCCGGTCCAAATCGATTGTGATCCAGCAGAAAACGGGCAGACCTGTTCAATTTGAAAACACCTCTGACACAAGAACCAGCCTGCTCGCCTGGCTCGAAAGACGAGGCGGCACGGTCGATGACTTCGCCTTTCCAAGCCGTGTTATTGCGCATGGTCACTTGAGCACCCGTCAATATGCAAGGCTGGTCGATGAATGGGTGAAAGCTATCGGCCTGACGCCTGAGGAGTACGGCACTCACTCGCTCCGCCGCACCAAGGCGTCGCTGATCTATAAGGCAACGGGCAATTTGCGAGCTATCCAGATACTGCTCGGTCATAGAGAACACAGTCCGCTATCTGGGCGTGGACGTCGACGACGCCCTCTCATTGTCCGAGGCGACCGAGATCTAGTGTTCAGCGTTTCGCCGGCGGTCATATGTCCAGTCGGCGAAGCGCCCCATTTCGGCCATTACCATGCTGCGGCCGCTGCCCGAACCGGACATGACCTAGAAGGGGGCATATCGGCACCTTTGCGCCCCATTTCAGACGTTCGGGCAGGCTTTTCGATTTCCTGAAAGCGGACGGTCCGATTCTGACAGCGGGAAAAACCAGACGCTTACCCTACGTTGTCGATTGCCAACCGCCCGACTGATCCGCACGCGCGGCCGTGCTCTCGGCCCCGCGCTCCGCCAGGGTGGACTGATTAACGCGGGTGTGTCACGTCGCGTGTCTTGAGCAGGGCATTGACCGTTTCGTCATAGCTCTGCCGGGCGACCCCCAAAAACAAGCAGTCGACAATGGTTAGCTGCGCGATGCGGCTTACCATGGCGCCAGCGCGCAGCCGGCTTTCGCGCGCATGGCTGATGAGGCGCTCCTGGGCCGCTTCTGCCAGCGGTGAACCGGGCGACCCAGTGACGGCCACTGTCAGCGCCCCCGCCTCCCGGGCGATCTCGATATAACGCACGGTGTCGGCAGTGCTGCCCGAGTGAGAAAAGCCCAGTGCCACTGTGCCCGCGGGCGAGAGCAGGGCGGCCGACCAGGCCTCATGGGAATCGGCCAACAGGAACGCATTGCGCCCGATGCGGAACAGCTTGTGGTGCAGGTCCTGAGCCACGAAATGGCTGGCACCGATGCCGAACAGCAGGATACGGTTGGCGCTGTCCAGGGCGGTGACGACGCGCCCGAGGGCGTCAAAATCGAGGCTGGTCACGGTCTCCTCGATGGCCAGCATTTCCAGTGACGCCAGTTTTGACGCCATTTCTTGCAAGGTGTCGGAGCGTGCGATTTCTGCGCCCAGCGTGATCCCGCCGCCAAACTGGGCGGCTTCGCGCCCAAGCTCGGTTGCCAGCGACATGCGCAGTTGCGCGTAGCCCGACAGGCCCAGCATTCGGCAGAAGCGGACCACGGTCGCGACAGAAGTAAGGCAGGCAGCGGCAAGGTCCGAAATGGTCATATCAAGGACCACGCCGGGATTGTGGCGGATAACGGAAGCGACCCGTTCCATGGCCGGGGTGAGCTTGTCGGACGACGCCTCGATGGTCGATTGTATTCCCAAGCTGGCCACCTCCCCCGTTCAGATGCCTTTCATGCATGAGTCGCAGGCCTGCGACGAGCAACTGTAATGGCGCTGAAACAAATATTCAGGAAATCTTCAATTTCTGAAAATCATTGACACATCTGCCCCGTCCTTTCTAGTCTCCCGCCCAGACCGGTCCAGATCTAAAGGATGATCGATGGTTCTGCCCCCCCCGCTCGGCCCAGCTCGGCGCATCGACAGCATGAGCATCGCTTTCGACGGACAGCGGGCCCTGATGAGCGAACTGGACCTGCTGGTGTCCGAGGGGCGCAATCCCGGCACGATGGGGATCGACATGATGTCGACCCGCGAAATCCTGACCACTATCAACAACGAAGATGCCAGCGTCGCCCACGCCGTGCAGGAGGTCATCCCGCAGATCGAGCGCGCGGTCGATGCGACCGTCACCGCCTTTGGCCAAGGCGGCCGGTTGATCTATTTGGGCGCCGGTACCAGTGGACGTTTGGGCGTGCTCGACGCATCGGAATGTCCGCCAACCTTTGGCGTGCCCTATGGTATGGTCGTGGGGCTCATTGCTGGTGGTCCCGATGCGCTGATGCGCGCCACCGAAGGCGCCGAGGATCGTGCCGAGGATGGGGCAGCAGACCTTACGGCTATCGACTTAACGGCGCGCGACGTCGTGGTCGGCATCGCGGTCAGCGGTCGTACGCCCTATGTCATCGGCGGGCTCAACCATGCGCACGCGGTGGGCGCGGTGACGGTTGCGCTGTCCTGCAATCCCGGCTCCACCATCGCGCAGATCGCCGATATTGCTATCTCGCCCGTCGTCGGGCCCGAGGCCTTAACCGGCTCGACCCGTCTCAAGTCTGGGACGGCACAGAAACTGGTACTTAACATGCTGACCACAGCCAGCATGATCCGCATCGGCAAAACCTATCAGAACCTGATGGTGGACCTGAATGCCAGCAACAAGAAGCTGCTGGCCCGCGCCGTGCGCATCGTCATGCAGGCCACCGATTGCAGCGCGCCCGAAGCTGAGGCGGTGCTGGGAAAGACCCATAACGACGTCAAGCTCGCCATTCTCGTGCAACTGACCGGCCTCGATGTCGGGGCGGCGGGCGCAAGCCTTAAATCGGCCGGTGGCTTTCTGCGCCGCGCCATCGAGGGCGGCACCTAACGGCGGTTTCCAATCCTGCCGGAGTACCGGCAGGCATGTTTTCACAGGAGGGATACCAAATGCACTGGACGAATTCGCGTAAACTTCTCGCTGGCCTGGCCGTTGCCACGGCTTTGTCTAGCGTCGCGCTGGCCGTACCAGCCCAGGCGGCAAGCCTGCGCATGGCCTGGTCGCAGGACGCCACTGGTCTTGATCCACACAAGCAGACGGCGTTCTCGTCGCTGCGCCTGCTCGAGCTGATCTATGAGCCGCTGGTGCGGCTCGACACCGATCTCAATGTCGTCCCGGCGATTGCCACCAGCTGGGAATTCGCCCCTGACGCCAAGACCCTGACCTTCAAACTCGACCCCAATGCCAAGTTCACTAACGGAGCACAGGTGACTCCGGCTGACGTCAAGGCGTCGTTCGAGCGCCTGCTCGATGAAGAGACTGCCGCCGCCGCGCGCTCGAACTTCCTCTCGATCGAGAGCATCGATACGCCCGACGCTGAGACTGTGGTGTTCAACCTCAGCACCGCCGACGTGCCGATCCTCGTCGCCATGGCGACGATCAATGCCGCCATCGTGCCAGCCAGCGAGATCGAGGCGGGCAGCATCGGCACCACCGCTCTGGGGTCGGGCCCGTTCAAGCTCGATTCCTGGGAGCCCAATGCAAGCGAAGTGCTGAGCGCCAATGCCGACTGGGCCGGCGGTGACCTTGCCATCGAAGGCATCACCATCACTGTATTGCCTGACGAAACGGCCATCCTGGCATCGCTACGCGCGGGGCAGATCGACTTTGCCTTGCTCAACGACCCGCTGGTGGCCACCATGGTGCCCAACGAGCCCAACCTGCAGCTCAACCGCGTGACGGGCCTGGCCTATAACGTGCTCCAGCTCAACCCGGCCCGCGCGCCGATGGACAACCTGATGGTGCGCCAGGCGATTTCCTGTGCGGTCAACCGCCAGAGCATCATCGACGCGGCGCTGGCCGGCGAAGGTGCCGTGACCGGTCCGCTGACCATGCCAGCTTTCGCCCAGGACCCGAACAGCCTGTTCTGCTACGAGCAGGACGTGGAAAAAGCCAAGCAGCTGATGGCCGATGCCGGCTTTGCCGACGGCTTCACCGCCAAGGTGATCGCCGCGACCGGCGAGCCGCCGGTGGCGTCGGCAGAGGCGCAGGTGTTGCAGGCGCAACTGGCCGAAATCGGCGTCAATCTCCAGATCGAACTGATGGAGCTCAACGTCTATGTCGACACCTGGCTCAAGGGTGACTTCGACATGGCGGTGGCGCAAAATGGTGGCCGGCCCGACCCCTATCCGATGTACAACCGCTACTTCACCAAGGACGGCAACTTGCAGGCCGTATCGAACTTCGTCGATGACGAAATCGACAGCCTGTTGAAGCAGGGTCAGGCTGAGACCGACCCGGCCAAGCGCCTCGAAATCTTCCATGCCTTCGAAAACCGGCTGGCTGAACAGGCGCCATGGGTCTGGCTCTCGACGGCCTATAGCTATACCGCGCAGCTCAAGACGGTTTCGGGTTATGAAGGTTCCCCGACCGGTACTCTGTTCGGCCTGACCAAGGTCACCCTCCAGTAATCGAACCGGGACCGGCCCCAGGGCCGGCCCCCCCCCGAAAGCGGGCAGTTCCATGAACTATGTGGCGCAGCGGCTGCTGACGTTTCCTCTGATCCTTCTTGGCGCGTCGGTGCTGGTCTTTGTGTCGATCCGGCTGATCCCGGGCGACGCCATCACTGCCATGCTGGGCACCGAGGCAGGAATGATGACGCCGGCGCAGCGCCAGTCGCTGGCGGTGTATTTCGGCATCGACCAGCCGGTCTGGTCGCAATATCTGCGCTGGCTGGGCGGGCTGTTCCAGGGCAACCTGGGAATTTCCTCAATCTATGCCAAGCCCGTGCTCGCCGTGGTGCTTGAGCGGTTCCCGCTCACCCTGCAGCTGGCGCTGATGTCGATGGTCATTGCGCTCAGCGTCGGCGTGCCGCTGGGCGTGCTAGCGGCGACGCGCAATGAGCGGGCGAGCGACCTTGCGGTGCGCGTGCTGGCAATGCTGGGCCAGTCCATCCCCGGTTTCGTCATCGGCATCCTGATCATCTATGTCCTGTCGGTCTATTTTGGCGTCGTGCCATCGATGGGTATTTTCACACCGCTCTTCGTTGATCCACTGGCGAGCCTTGGGCAATTGTTCTTCCCCGCCGTGACGCTGGGCTTTGCCTTTGCTGCGTCGGTGACGCGGATTTCGCGCTCTGCAATGCTGGACGTGCTGAGCGACGACTATATCCGTACCGCGCGCTCCAAGGGCGCATCGGCCATGAGCGTGGTCTGGCACCATGCGCTGCCCAATGCGCTGATCCCGGTGGTGACTCTCTCGGGCGTTGAATTCGGCTACTTGCTCGGCGGGGCTGTCATCGTCGAACAGATCTTTGCGCTGCCGGGCCTGGGGCGACTGGTGCTCGATGCCATAACCCAGCGTGACTATGCGCTGGTGCAGGGCACGGTATTGTTCATTGCATTCAATTTTCTGGTCATCAACCTGCTCGTCGATCTCGCCTATGTGGCGCTCGATCCACGCATCCGCCTGGGGAGCCGCTGATGGGCCTTATGCTGGTTGCGCTGCTGCGTCATCCGTCAGGACGCATCGGGCTGGTCATTATCGGGGTCTATCTGGTTGCCGCGATATTGGGCGCTGCCGGACTGACGCCACATGGCGCGCTGCAGCAGTTCATGCTGGATCGGCTAAAGCCGCCCAGCAGCACCTACTGGATGGGCACGGACCTGCTGGG contains:
- a CDS encoding ABC transporter permease, producing MNYVAQRLLTFPLILLGASVLVFVSIRLIPGDAITAMLGTEAGMMTPAQRQSLAVYFGIDQPVWSQYLRWLGGLFQGNLGISSIYAKPVLAVVLERFPLTLQLALMSMVIALSVGVPLGVLAATRNERASDLAVRVLAMLGQSIPGFVIGILIIYVLSVYFGVVPSMGIFTPLFVDPLASLGQLFFPAVTLGFAFAASVTRISRSAMLDVLSDDYIRTARSKGASAMSVVWHHALPNALIPVVTLSGVEFGYLLGGAVIVEQIFALPGLGRLVLDAITQRDYALVQGTVLFIAFNFLVINLLVDLAYVALDPRIRLGSR
- a CDS encoding ABC transporter substrate-binding protein codes for the protein MHWTNSRKLLAGLAVATALSSVALAVPAQAASLRMAWSQDATGLDPHKQTAFSSLRLLELIYEPLVRLDTDLNVVPAIATSWEFAPDAKTLTFKLDPNAKFTNGAQVTPADVKASFERLLDEETAAAARSNFLSIESIDTPDAETVVFNLSTADVPILVAMATINAAIVPASEIEAGSIGTTALGSGPFKLDSWEPNASEVLSANADWAGGDLAIEGITITVLPDETAILASLRAGQIDFALLNDPLVATMVPNEPNLQLNRVTGLAYNVLQLNPARAPMDNLMVRQAISCAVNRQSIIDAALAGEGAVTGPLTMPAFAQDPNSLFCYEQDVEKAKQLMADAGFADGFTAKVIAATGEPPVASAEAQVLQAQLAEIGVNLQIELMELNVYVDTWLKGDFDMAVAQNGGRPDPYPMYNRYFTKDGNLQAVSNFVDDEIDSLLKQGQAETDPAKRLEIFHAFENRLAEQAPWVWLSTAYSYTAQLKTVSGYEGSPTGTLFGLTKVTLQ